GCCGCGGCATCCGCAGCCTGGAGGGGGATGAGCAGGGGTATTTGATCATTGCCGGCACACCCTTGAATTTCCGCGGCCCGTACCCGGACGATTTCAAACTCTACCTGTGGAGCGGCCAGCCGCAGGACCCGCCGCAGGAGTTGACCGCCAACCTGGCCGGCATGAATCCCGAGGGCATTGTGCAATTGCCGCCCCGCCCGTGGACGCCGGAAACGCAGGTGCAACTGGTCAGCGATAACGGCGTGATGGACTGGTACGGCGACGGCCAGCAGGCCAAGTTTCTGCCCATACGTGATTTCCGCAAATTCCGCAGCGACTGGGTGGCGCTTGGCCAAATCACCCGTCCGGCCCCGCTCCTGCGCTTCATCGCCGTGGAGGGCGAGCACGTGCGCCTGCGCTGGCGCGGACAGGCCGGCATCGCCTACCGCATCCAGGCCAGCACGGCTTTGAACGGAAGCCATTGGACGGATCTGACCGGTGACCTGATTGCCCCCTCCCCCTGGCAGGAGTGGGTCCACACGAACGCCGCCGGCGCGCAGCGCTTCTATCGCATTGTGGCGCCCTAATAAGCATCGCCCGCCCCCGCAAGAGCTGGCACCCGTGCTGAGCCGGGCGGAAGGAGGCTAATCACCCCGGTTTTTGAGAATCACAAACCGCCCGGAGCCGCCGCGCAAGAAGTTCACCACCACCCCTTTTCTGGAATCGGCGCTTTTCAGGGCCTCCCGGAAATCTTGCAAACTCCGCACCGGCTGGTGATCCACCTCGGTGATGACATCCCCTGGTTTGATCTCCTTTTCTGCGGCCGGGCTGTCCGCGGCCACGGCGGTTACCACCACGCCCGCTTTGGCCTGCACGGCAAATTTTCTGGCCAGCTCCGGGGTGAGGGGTTCCACGGTCAGCCCCAGCACTTTTTCCGCTTCGCGCGGTGTGGCGGCCGGCCGCCGGCCCGGCGCCGCCGCCACTTCGTTGGCTTCCGGCCAGGCCTCCGGGCGCACCTTGATTTTGAGGAAACGATCTTTGCGGTACACGTCGAGGGTCACCTCTCTGCCCACCGGTTTGGCGCGAATTTCGTTGCGCAACTGTTGGGAGGTGGTCACCGGCCGCCCGTCCACCGCCGTGATGATGTCCGCCGGCCTGAGCTCGGCTTTGGCGGCCGGCCCGCCGGGCACGATTTCCCGCACGATCACGCCCTCCTTGACCCCTTTCACCAGGTTGCGGTATTCGGGATCTTCCCGCAGCGAGGTGATGGCCACCCCCAGCCAACTGCGCGTGTATTTGCCGTGGGCAATAAGCTGCGCCGCCACCTCGCGTGCCAGGTTGGAGGGAATGGCAAAGCCGATGCCGGTGTTCAGACCGGCAATCATGGTGTTGATGCCGATGACCTCACCCTCCAGATTCACCAGCGGCCCGCCGCTGTTGCCGGGATTGATGTTGGCATCGGTCTGCAAGAAGTCCTGATCCATGGAGGGATCCGGCAGGATGCGCGAGCGTCCCTTGGCGCTGATGTGTCCCACGGTCACGGTGTATTCCAGGTCGAACGGCGCGCCGACCGCGATGGCAAATTCCCCCACCTTGGTGGCCGAGGAATCGCCCCACCGCGCCGCCTTGAGGCCGGTGGCCTCGATTTTCAACACCGCCAGATCCGATTGCGCATCGGCACCCCGCAACGTGGCGTCGAACTCCCGCCCGTCATGCAGCCGGGCGCGGATTTTCTCGGCATTTTCCACCACATGAAAATTGGTCAGCAGATACCCGTCCTCACGGATGATGAGACCCGAGCCCTGCCCGTTGAAACGCGGCTCGGCCGGCGCTTGCTGGCCCCGC
This DNA window, taken from Verrucomicrobiia bacterium, encodes the following:
- a CDS encoding PDZ domain-containing protein; the encoded protein is MKRLFFITGWLWLVLAGMAVAAGNPAPSPMDVARALNQAFTEVADKVSESVVVIKVAQRNTFHDWSEGNPFLDMLPREWRRRWEERRGQQAPAEPRFNGQGSGLIIREDGYLLTNFHVVENAEKIRARLHDGREFDATLRGADAQSDLAVLKIEATGLKAARWGDSSATKVGEFAIAVGAPFDLEYTVTVGHISAKGRSRILPDPSMDQDFLQTDANINPGNSGGPLVNLEGEVIGINTMIAGLNTGIGFAIPSNLAREVAAQLIAHGKYTRSWLGVAITSLREDPEYRNLVKGVKEGVIVREIVPGGPAAKAELRPADIITAVDGRPVTTSQQLRNEIRAKPVGREVTLDVYRKDRFLKIKVRPEAWPEANEVAAAPGRRPAATPREAEKVLGLTVEPLTPELARKFAVQAKAGVVVTAVAADSPAAEKEIKPGDVITEVDHQPVRSLQDFREALKSADSRKGVVVNFLRGGSGRFVILKNRGD